The Peribacillus sp. FSL E2-0218 genome contains a region encoding:
- the recN gene encoding DNA repair protein RecN, whose amino-acid sequence MLTELSIRNFAIIDSLSVSFEKGLTVLTGETGAGKSIIIDAVHLLVGGRGSSEFIRHGESKAEIEGLFQIDDEKHPVFAKAEEFGLDMHDGMAILRRDISLSGKSVCRVNGKLVTIAILREIGRTLIDIHGQHEHQELMDERLHLPLLDQFGGEKIASALTEYQKLYKQYESASKQLNDLSQNEQQMVHRLDLIQFQFDEIQKADLKLQEDEELMEERKKINNFEKIHEALQTSYNALNGEQHAIDWLSVAMNNMEEAAGLDEGLQASSEIVSNSYFLLEEAVSNIRDQLDSLDYDTERVEFIEGRLNEINQLKRKYGRSIEEILEYGAGIEEEVEKLLNRETHIAKLEKEMKSIKADLIVEAKNLSELRQGFAQQLTKKIHQELKDLYMEKTIFEPHFHQTAYTFDELSDKGINQSGLDSMEFYISTNPGEPLKPLSKIASGGELSRIMLALKSIFSKHQGITSIIFDEVDTGVSGRVAQSIAEKIYKVATGSQVLCISHLPQVAAMADTHLFIAKNVRAGRTNTSVKPLIETEKIKEIGRMISGVEITDLTKQHANELIQLAKRLKITS is encoded by the coding sequence TTGTTAACAGAACTATCGATTAGGAATTTTGCGATCATAGACAGCCTGTCCGTTTCGTTCGAGAAAGGCTTGACTGTCTTGACCGGTGAAACAGGGGCAGGTAAATCAATTATTATAGATGCCGTCCACCTTTTGGTTGGGGGGCGTGGTTCCTCCGAGTTTATTCGTCATGGAGAGTCAAAGGCGGAAATAGAAGGGCTGTTTCAAATAGATGATGAAAAACATCCGGTCTTTGCCAAGGCGGAAGAATTCGGCTTGGACATGCATGATGGGATGGCCATTCTTCGAAGAGACATCTCGCTTAGCGGAAAAAGCGTATGCCGGGTAAATGGAAAACTGGTGACGATTGCCATTTTACGTGAGATAGGGCGAACTCTGATTGATATCCATGGCCAGCATGAACATCAGGAATTAATGGATGAACGACTCCATTTGCCGTTGCTGGATCAATTTGGCGGTGAAAAAATCGCGTCTGCACTTACCGAATACCAAAAGCTATATAAACAATATGAATCCGCTTCGAAGCAATTGAATGATTTAAGTCAGAATGAGCAGCAAATGGTGCACCGTCTTGACTTGATCCAATTTCAATTCGATGAAATCCAAAAAGCCGACTTGAAACTTCAGGAAGATGAAGAATTGATGGAAGAGCGGAAAAAAATTAATAATTTCGAGAAAATCCATGAAGCGCTGCAAACGAGCTATAATGCATTAAACGGTGAGCAGCATGCAATTGATTGGCTGTCGGTAGCCATGAATAACATGGAAGAGGCGGCAGGGCTGGATGAGGGGCTACAAGCCAGCTCAGAAATCGTCTCCAATAGTTACTTCCTGCTCGAGGAAGCCGTATCGAATATCCGAGATCAATTGGATTCCTTGGATTATGATACGGAACGTGTTGAATTCATCGAGGGACGCCTAAATGAAATAAATCAATTGAAACGGAAATACGGACGGTCCATCGAGGAAATCCTCGAATATGGCGCAGGCATTGAAGAGGAAGTCGAAAAGCTGCTTAATAGGGAAACGCATATCGCTAAGCTTGAAAAGGAAATGAAATCGATTAAGGCCGATTTAATTGTTGAAGCAAAGAACCTGTCTGAATTACGCCAGGGGTTCGCTCAACAGCTTACAAAAAAAATTCATCAGGAATTAAAAGATTTATACATGGAAAAAACAATTTTCGAACCTCATTTCCATCAAACGGCTTATACGTTCGATGAGTTGTCAGATAAGGGAATCAATCAGTCCGGGCTGGACTCCATGGAATTTTATATTTCCACGAATCCCGGCGAACCATTAAAACCCCTTTCCAAAATTGCCTCGGGGGGAGAGCTGTCGCGGATCATGCTCGCGCTGAAAAGCATTTTTTCCAAGCATCAAGGCATTACTTCGATTATATTCGATGAAGTGGACACTGGTGTCAGCGGGCGGGTTGCACAATCCATTGCCGAGAAGATTTATAAAGTGGCCACGGGGTCTCAGGTTTTGTGCATATCTCATTTGCCACAGGTCGCAGCCATGGCGGATACCCATTTATTCATTGCGAAAAATGTCAGGGCAGGACGGACGAATACCTCCGTGAAGCCTTTGATTGAAACGGAAAAAATAAAAGAAATCGGCAGGATGATTTCGGGGGTCGAGATTACCGACTTGACGAAGCAGCATGCCAATGAGTTAATACAGCTGGCCAAAAGGCTGAAGATCACTTCTTGA
- the argR gene encoding transcriptional regulator ArgR → MNKGQRHIKIRDIITNNDIETQDELVEELKLAGYNVTQATVSRDIKELHLVKVPLTDGRYKYSLPADQRFNPLQKLKRILVDAFVRIDAANNLLVMKMLPGNAQAICALIDNLNWQEILGTIGGDDTCLIICRSEEDAKIISGKFLDML, encoded by the coding sequence ATGAATAAAGGGCAACGACATATAAAAATTAGGGACATTATCACCAATAACGATATCGAGACGCAAGATGAGTTGGTTGAAGAACTGAAATTGGCTGGATACAACGTGACTCAGGCCACGGTATCGCGGGATATCAAAGAGCTCCATCTTGTAAAGGTCCCGTTAACGGATGGCAGGTATAAATACAGCCTGCCTGCCGATCAACGCTTCAACCCGCTTCAAAAATTAAAGAGAATCCTTGTTGATGCTTTTGTACGCATCGATGCAGCGAACAATTTACTCGTCATGAAAATGCTTCCGGGTAATGCCCAGGCAATCTGTGCATTGATTGATAATTTGAATTGGCAAGAAATACTCGGAACGATCGGCGGCGATGATACGTGCTTGATCATTTGCCGCTCTGAGGAAGATGCAAAGATCATTTCCGGCAAATTCTTGGACATGCTCTAA
- a CDS encoding TlyA family RNA methyltransferase yields the protein MKVMKERVDVLLVEQGLADTREKAKRMVMAGLVYANEERYEKPGEKVPVDLEFTIKGKVMPYVSRGGLKLEKALNEFDLQMDGKILLDIGSSTGGFTDCALQNGATMSYALDVGYNQLAWKLRQDERVKVMERTNFRYVTPADLDGEMPNFASIDVSFISLTLILPVLKTLLVPNSDVVALVKPQFEAGKDQVGKKGIVRDPKIHKQVLDKIISFAKKEGYDIMDASFSPITGGDGNIEFLLHLHWQGSKEDGEFKLSKTVDEIVSEAHAQFKKE from the coding sequence ATGAAAGTAATGAAAGAAAGAGTAGATGTATTGCTTGTAGAACAGGGCTTGGCCGATACACGTGAAAAAGCTAAGCGGATGGTTATGGCCGGTCTTGTCTACGCGAATGAAGAGAGGTACGAAAAGCCGGGGGAAAAGGTGCCAGTCGATCTCGAATTTACGATCAAAGGTAAAGTCATGCCTTATGTGTCAAGAGGCGGGCTGAAACTGGAGAAAGCCTTAAACGAATTCGACTTGCAAATGGACGGAAAGATCCTCCTGGATATCGGATCATCAACTGGCGGGTTCACCGATTGCGCTTTGCAAAATGGTGCGACGATGTCTTATGCACTGGATGTCGGCTATAATCAACTTGCCTGGAAGCTTAGGCAGGATGAACGGGTAAAAGTGATGGAACGGACTAACTTCCGCTATGTTACACCGGCAGATTTGGATGGGGAGATGCCGAACTTTGCAAGCATCGATGTTTCTTTCATCTCGCTCACCTTAATTTTACCTGTGTTAAAGACCCTGCTGGTTCCTAACAGTGACGTCGTTGCCTTAGTGAAACCGCAATTCGAAGCTGGAAAGGATCAAGTGGGAAAAAAGGGAATTGTTCGTGATCCTAAAATTCACAAGCAGGTGCTGGATAAAATCATTTCTTTTGCAAAAAAAGAAGGCTACGATATTATGGATGCCTCCTTCTCGCCAATTACAGGCGGCGATGGAAATATTGAATTCCTGCTTCATTTACATTGGCAAGGATCCAAAGAAGATGGAGAATTCAAGCTATCCAAAACGGTTGATGAGATCGTTTCGGAAGCACATGCCCAGTTTAAAAAAGAATAG
- the dxs gene encoding 1-deoxy-D-xylulose-5-phosphate synthase has translation MDLLSIKDPSFLKKMNNEELVELSVDIRKFLVEKLSVTGGHIGPNLGVVELTIALHKEFDSPNDKILWDVGHQSYVHKILTGRAGEFDSLKKYKGLCGFPKMIESPHDVWETGHSSTSLSAAMGMAAARDIKGEKSFILPVIGDGALTGGMALEALNHIGDEKKDMIVILNDNEMSIAPNVGALHTILGRLRTAGKYNWAKDELELLLKKIPAVGGKLAATAERLKDSMKYLLVSGIFFEELGFTYLGPVDGHNYEELLENLRYAKKTKGPVLLHVITKKGKGYSPAELDTTGNWHGTGPYKIETGDFVKSPTKGPAWSALVSDTVSRLAREDERIVAITPAMPVGSKLVGFAQEFPERFYDVGIAEQHAATFAAGLATQNMKPFLAIYSTFLQRAYDQVVHDICRQNLNVFIGIDRAGLVGSDGETHQGVFDIAFLRHVPNMVLMMPKDENEGQHMVNTAISYNDGPIAMRFPRGNGWGVAMDSELKQIPIGSWEVLKEGTDAAILTFGTTIPMALEAAERLEKEDYSVKVINARFIKPLDEKMLSSLLGEKMPILTIEEAVLQGGFGSSVLEYAHDQGFYGAIIDRMGIPDYFIEHGSVDELLEEIGLTTEIAIKKIKMITPKKEKRA, from the coding sequence TTGGATCTTCTATCTATAAAAGACCCTTCTTTTTTGAAGAAGATGAATAATGAAGAACTAGTCGAGTTAAGTGTGGATATTCGTAAATTCCTTGTAGAAAAACTATCGGTCACCGGCGGGCACATCGGCCCCAATTTAGGAGTCGTGGAATTGACCATTGCTTTGCATAAAGAGTTTGACAGTCCCAATGATAAAATCCTTTGGGATGTCGGACATCAATCATATGTCCACAAAATCCTGACAGGCAGGGCTGGGGAGTTCGATTCCTTAAAGAAATACAAAGGGCTGTGCGGCTTTCCGAAAATGATTGAAAGCCCCCATGATGTATGGGAAACCGGCCACAGTTCAACTTCCCTTTCGGCTGCCATGGGAATGGCTGCTGCCCGTGATATCAAGGGTGAAAAAAGTTTCATTTTACCTGTAATCGGTGATGGAGCCCTTACAGGCGGCATGGCACTTGAAGCCTTGAATCATATCGGGGACGAAAAAAAGGACATGATCGTCATTCTTAATGATAATGAAATGTCGATCGCCCCTAACGTTGGAGCATTGCACACCATATTGGGAAGATTGCGTACGGCAGGTAAATATAACTGGGCAAAAGATGAATTGGAGCTGCTATTGAAAAAAATTCCTGCCGTCGGAGGAAAGCTTGCAGCTACGGCCGAACGCTTGAAAGATAGCATGAAGTATTTATTGGTTTCAGGAATTTTCTTCGAAGAACTCGGTTTCACATACCTTGGCCCTGTAGATGGCCATAATTATGAAGAACTGCTGGAGAATTTAAGATATGCGAAGAAAACGAAGGGACCGGTCCTGCTGCATGTCATCACGAAAAAAGGCAAGGGCTATTCCCCAGCCGAATTGGACACTACAGGAAATTGGCATGGGACAGGCCCATACAAGATCGAAACAGGCGATTTCGTCAAATCCCCTACTAAAGGGCCTGCGTGGAGTGCGCTTGTGAGCGATACCGTCAGCAGGCTTGCCCGTGAAGACGAACGGATAGTCGCCATAACGCCTGCCATGCCTGTCGGTTCGAAATTGGTGGGATTTGCTCAAGAATTCCCTGAACGTTTCTATGATGTAGGGATTGCCGAGCAGCATGCTGCCACTTTTGCAGCTGGCTTGGCTACGCAAAACATGAAACCATTCCTGGCCATTTATTCGACCTTTCTCCAAAGGGCCTATGACCAAGTGGTCCATGATATCTGCCGCCAGAATTTGAACGTATTCATAGGCATCGATCGTGCCGGGTTGGTTGGCTCCGATGGGGAAACGCACCAAGGCGTTTTCGATATTGCTTTCTTACGGCACGTTCCGAATATGGTATTGATGATGCCTAAGGACGAAAACGAAGGTCAGCATATGGTCAATACGGCCATAAGCTATAATGATGGCCCCATCGCTATGCGTTTCCCGCGCGGAAATGGCTGGGGCGTTGCGATGGATAGCGAATTGAAGCAGATACCAATCGGATCATGGGAAGTTCTGAAAGAAGGAACGGATGCTGCCATCTTGACGTTCGGCACAACGATTCCGATGGCCCTTGAGGCTGCAGAACGGCTGGAGAAAGAGGATTATTCCGTTAAGGTGATCAATGCCAGGTTCATAAAACCTTTGGATGAGAAGATGCTAAGCAGCCTACTCGGTGAAAAAATGCCGATCCTGACGATAGAAGAAGCTGTGCTGCAGGGCGGTTTTGGAAGTTCTGTACTGGAATATGCACATGATCAGGGCTTTTATGGAGCCATCATCGATCGAATGGGCATTCCGGATTATTTCATTGAACATGGAAGTGTCGATGAATTGCTGGAAGAAATTGGCTTAACGACCGAAATTGCCATTAAAAAGATAAAAATGATAACACCCAAAAAAGAAAAAAGGGCCTGA
- a CDS encoding polyprenyl synthetase family protein, with amino-acid sequence MSPTSFDLFSKEYKAIIETEIIEYVKKLEAPAVVKEAMAYSLEAGGKRIRPLLVFAVLGAFGKNLRMGIPAAAAIEMIHTYSLIHDDLPAMDDDDLRRGKPTNHKVFGEAVAVLAGDALLTYSFQLISGMNDPEVTAQMKLDLVSEIAKSAGAEGMVGGQVADMEGEDKQLTLRELEYIHEHKTGKLLTASVLSGAILSGANGEQLQHLRNFGYHLGLAFQIRDDILDIEGSVELIGKPVGSDEGNHKSTYPSLLSLQGAKEKLEQHIGLAHASLAKTALETDLLNELTDLIATRDH; translated from the coding sequence ATGAGTCCAACATCCTTCGATCTTTTTTCTAAAGAATACAAAGCAATAATCGAAACGGAAATCATTGAATACGTTAAAAAGCTTGAAGCTCCGGCTGTGGTGAAAGAGGCGATGGCCTATTCACTCGAAGCCGGCGGAAAAAGAATACGCCCTTTATTGGTTTTTGCAGTGTTGGGGGCATTCGGGAAAAACTTGAGAATGGGAATTCCGGCAGCGGCAGCGATTGAAATGATCCATACCTATTCTTTAATTCATGATGACCTTCCCGCGATGGATGATGATGATCTCCGCCGCGGAAAACCGACGAACCATAAAGTATTTGGTGAGGCCGTAGCCGTTCTTGCCGGTGATGCCTTACTTACATATAGCTTCCAATTGATCTCGGGTATGAACGATCCCGAGGTGACGGCCCAAATGAAACTGGACCTTGTAAGCGAAATCGCCAAGTCTGCCGGAGCAGAGGGGATGGTTGGCGGTCAAGTCGCCGATATGGAAGGGGAAGATAAGCAGTTGACCCTCAGGGAATTGGAGTATATCCATGAACATAAAACGGGCAAGCTGCTGACGGCAAGTGTTCTCTCCGGAGCCATATTATCAGGAGCGAATGGAGAGCAGCTTCAGCATTTACGTAACTTTGGCTATCACCTAGGGCTTGCTTTTCAGATACGGGATGATATTCTGGATATTGAAGGATCTGTTGAGTTGATTGGCAAGCCGGTTGGCAGTGATGAAGGAAACCATAAAAGCACATATCCTTCACTGCTTTCGCTCCAAGGGGCGAAGGAGAAGCTTGAACAGCATATTGGCCTTGCCCATGCCTCTTTAGCAAAAACGGCCCTGGAAACCGATTTGCTGAATGAGCTGACGGATTTAATAGCCACCCGAGATCATTGA
- a CDS encoding exodeoxyribonuclease VII small subunit yields the protein MTKKQEATFEEAMENLEKIVEQLEEGDVPLEEAISIYKQGMDLSRLCHTKLKAVEDQLTQILREDGELENFVVQEEE from the coding sequence ATGACAAAAAAACAGGAAGCTACATTCGAAGAAGCGATGGAGAATCTGGAAAAAATTGTGGAACAGCTTGAAGAAGGAGATGTGCCCCTTGAAGAAGCCATTTCCATATATAAACAAGGTATGGACTTATCCAGGCTGTGTCATACGAAGCTTAAGGCGGTTGAAGATCAGCTGACCCAAATTTTACGGGAAGACGGGGAACTTGAAAACTTCGTTGTCCAGGAGGAAGAATAA
- the xseA gene encoding exodeoxyribonuclease VII large subunit — translation MSNQQYLSVSALTKYIKRKFDVDPHLQNVYIKGEISNFKQHTSGHMYFTLKDEKARLLSVMFAANSKGMKFMPENGMKVLVKGDISLYEASGQYQLYVKSMAPDGVGDLYLAYEQLKKKLEAAGLFLAEHKKMIPQYPKSVGVITSPTGAALRDILTTIKRRYPIAKIIVYPALVQGNNAAKSIAKAISMANARAESDVLIVGRGGGSIEELWAFNEEIVAESIYDSDIPIISAVGHETDFTIADFVADMRAPTPTGAAELAVPHLNEILERLMNRKNRLTRSIREAVNFERTKLTRLERSYAFRYPHKMYEQKLEQLDRTKDRLLKTSTRYFLKKKDGLNQLNDILKKQHPEQAVKNAQEELQQHEKKLRRAMEAIYRHKSQQFVHMTATLSALSPLKIMERGYGLVFTGDETLVKSTQQVSIGEKIAVSIKDGTLECEIKDIKERIEP, via the coding sequence ATGAGTAACCAGCAATATTTGAGCGTGTCGGCATTAACGAAGTACATTAAAAGGAAGTTTGACGTCGACCCCCATTTACAAAATGTGTACATAAAAGGTGAAATTTCGAATTTTAAACAACATACGAGCGGACATATGTATTTTACGCTCAAGGATGAAAAGGCCCGCCTCCTCTCCGTTATGTTTGCCGCTAATTCCAAGGGGATGAAATTCATGCCCGAAAATGGAATGAAGGTACTTGTAAAGGGTGATATTTCATTATATGAAGCGAGCGGACAGTATCAGCTTTATGTGAAAAGCATGGCCCCGGACGGAGTGGGCGATTTGTATCTGGCTTATGAGCAGCTGAAGAAAAAGCTGGAAGCGGCAGGGTTGTTTTTGGCCGAACATAAGAAAATGATTCCACAGTACCCTAAATCGGTAGGGGTCATAACCTCTCCGACCGGTGCTGCATTGCGGGATATCCTGACGACCATCAAGCGGAGGTACCCTATTGCGAAGATCATCGTATACCCTGCGCTTGTCCAAGGGAATAATGCCGCTAAATCGATTGCAAAAGCGATCTCGATGGCTAATGCAAGGGCGGAGAGCGATGTGCTCATAGTCGGAAGGGGCGGCGGTTCGATCGAGGAGCTATGGGCTTTCAATGAAGAAATCGTGGCTGAATCGATCTATGATTCCGATATTCCGATCATTTCCGCTGTCGGACACGAAACTGATTTTACGATTGCTGACTTTGTCGCTGATATGCGTGCGCCGACACCGACCGGTGCCGCAGAGCTAGCGGTGCCGCATCTCAATGAAATACTGGAACGCCTGATGAACCGAAAGAATCGCTTGACCCGTTCGATTCGTGAGGCGGTGAATTTTGAACGCACCAAATTGACGAGGCTGGAGAGATCCTATGCTTTCCGTTATCCTCATAAAATGTATGAACAAAAGCTTGAACAGCTTGACAGGACGAAGGACAGGCTTTTGAAGACAAGTACCCGGTACTTCTTGAAAAAGAAGGATGGGCTAAACCAGTTGAACGATATTCTTAAGAAGCAGCATCCTGAACAAGCGGTAAAAAATGCTCAGGAAGAATTGCAGCAGCATGAAAAAAAATTGCGTCGGGCGATGGAAGCAATCTATCGGCATAAATCGCAGCAATTCGTCCATATGACGGCCACATTATCTGCCCTCAGCCCGTTGAAAATCATGGAGCGGGGCTATGGGTTGGTTTTTACTGGAGATGAGACGCTCGTGAAAAGCACGCAGCAGGTATCCATTGGGGAGAAGATAGCCGTTTCCATAAAGGATGGCACTCTTGAGTGTGAAATTAAAGATATTAAGGAGCGAATTGAACCATGA
- the folD gene encoding bifunctional methylenetetrahydrofolate dehydrogenase/methenyltetrahydrofolate cyclohydrolase FolD: protein MSAQIINGKEIAEAVRQEISKEVQHLREKDMVPGLAVILVGDNQASQTYVRNKQKACEDVGMHSVLIKKPADLSQEELMQSINELNQDESIHGILVQLPLPGHISEKAIIEAISPEKDVDGFHPINIGRMMTGQDAFLPCTPYGIMVMLEHIGYELEGKHVVIVGRSNIVGKPAGQLFLNANATVTYCHSKTKDLAYFTKQADVVVAAVGKRDTITSDHIKEGAVVIDVGMNRNDEGKLCGDVAFEEVKNKASYITPVPKGVGPMTITMLMKNTVKSAQKTFEQRKSALKS, encoded by the coding sequence ATGTCAGCTCAAATCATTAATGGTAAAGAAATTGCAGAGGCAGTTAGGCAGGAAATCAGCAAGGAAGTTCAACATTTACGTGAAAAAGATATGGTCCCGGGTTTGGCTGTCATTCTCGTCGGTGATAACCAAGCCTCACAGACTTATGTACGTAATAAGCAAAAAGCCTGTGAAGACGTGGGGATGCATTCCGTTTTGATCAAAAAGCCTGCAGATCTATCTCAGGAGGAATTAATGCAGAGCATCAATGAACTGAACCAGGATGAAAGCATCCATGGCATATTGGTGCAGCTGCCATTGCCAGGGCATATTTCTGAAAAGGCGATCATCGAAGCGATTTCCCCGGAAAAGGATGTGGATGGGTTCCATCCGATTAACATTGGGCGGATGATGACTGGTCAGGATGCTTTCTTACCTTGTACGCCATACGGGATTATGGTGATGCTTGAGCATATCGGCTATGAGCTTGAAGGAAAGCATGTGGTCATTGTCGGAAGAAGCAATATCGTCGGGAAACCAGCCGGACAATTGTTTTTAAATGCGAACGCAACCGTTACATACTGTCATTCTAAGACAAAGGATCTTGCGTATTTCACCAAGCAAGCCGATGTGGTCGTGGCAGCTGTCGGTAAGAGGGATACGATCACAAGTGATCATATTAAAGAAGGTGCGGTCGTCATTGATGTTGGGATGAACAGGAATGATGAAGGAAAGCTTTGCGGTGATGTGGCGTTTGAAGAAGTGAAAAACAAGGCTTCATACATTACCCCTGTTCCTAAAGGCGTCGGTCCCATGACGATTACGATGCTTATGAAGAATACGGTCAAATCTGCTCAAAAAACATTTGAACAGAGAAAATCAGCATTAAAAAGCTGA
- the nusB gene encoding transcription antitermination factor NusB, whose amino-acid sequence MKRRVAREKSLQALYQIDIAKSGAEEAMESVLDGAPTDEYFKKLVMGITENREQLDGMIRDNLENWTLERLANIDRNLLRIAIYEMVHSEDVPVSVAMNEAIEIAKKFGDDQSSSFVNAVLSKVKVKSDS is encoded by the coding sequence ATGAAAAGAAGAGTAGCCCGTGAAAAATCCCTTCAAGCACTATATCAGATCGATATTGCCAAGTCGGGTGCCGAAGAAGCAATGGAAAGCGTATTGGATGGCGCTCCTACTGATGAATATTTCAAGAAATTAGTCATGGGGATTACGGAAAATCGAGAACAGCTTGATGGAATGATCAGGGACAATTTAGAGAACTGGACGCTGGAAAGATTAGCGAACATTGATCGGAATTTACTGCGAATCGCGATTTATGAAATGGTTCACAGTGAAGATGTGCCTGTAAGTGTCGCAATGAATGAAGCTATTGAAATTGCTAAGAAATTCGGTGATGATCAATCAAGCAGCTTTGTGAATGCCGTTTTATCCAAAGTGAAGGTGAAAAGCGACAGCTAA
- a CDS encoding Asp23/Gls24 family envelope stress response protein encodes MSEMEGQLLEMNDFNSGLGKVEIAPEVIEVIAGIAASEVEGVAHMRGNFATGVVEKLGKKNHGKGVKVDLTGESIKVELYCVMKFGVSIPKVAQEVQDNIREALLNMTAIDAGEVNIHVVGIAFENAKQEADYEQEV; translated from the coding sequence ATGAGTGAAATGGAAGGCCAATTACTCGAAATGAATGATTTTAATAGTGGACTAGGCAAAGTGGAGATTGCACCTGAGGTGATTGAGGTAATTGCGGGCATTGCTGCATCGGAAGTTGAAGGTGTTGCACATATGCGCGGTAATTTCGCTACTGGTGTAGTTGAAAAGCTTGGTAAAAAGAACCACGGTAAGGGTGTTAAAGTGGACTTGACGGGAGAATCGATCAAAGTCGAACTTTATTGCGTCATGAAATTTGGTGTTTCAATTCCGAAAGTTGCCCAAGAAGTGCAAGACAACATTCGTGAAGCCTTGTTGAACATGACGGCCATCGATGCTGGTGAAGTGAACATCCATGTAGTGGGCATAGCATTTGAAAACGCGAAGCAAGAAGCGGATTACGAACAAGAAGTGTAA
- the accC gene encoding acetyl-CoA carboxylase biotin carboxylase subunit, with the protein MIKKVLIANRGEIAVRIIRACKELGIETVAVYSEADKEALHVQIADEAYCIGPKLSKDSYLNTTNIISTAKKTGSDAIHPGYGFLAENANFAELCRECNIIFIGPSPEAINKMGTKDVARETMRKAGVPIVPGSKGIIKDTDEGVALANEMGYPVIIKATAGGGGKGIRVARTEEDLIKGINITQQEAATAFGNPGVYIEKFIEDFRHVEIQVMADNHGNAIHLGERDCSIQRRLQKLVEETPSPALDGETRAEMGQAAVTAALAVNYSGAGTVEFIYDYVNRKYYFMEMNTRIQVEHPVTEMVTGVDLIKEQIKVASGDKLSLSQEDVTFNGWSIECRINAENPEKNFMPSAGKIHMYLPPGGYGVRVDSAAYPGYSIPPYYDSMIAKLIVHAPTREEAIEKMKRALGEFVIEGISTTIPFHIKLLQHEQFVSGEFNTKFLEIYDVMNS; encoded by the coding sequence ATGATTAAAAAGGTATTAATTGCCAATCGAGGCGAAATTGCTGTCCGAATCATCCGGGCATGCAAGGAGCTGGGGATTGAGACTGTAGCGGTTTATTCGGAAGCTGACAAAGAAGCCCTTCATGTCCAAATTGCCGATGAAGCCTATTGCATCGGTCCCAAACTATCCAAAGACAGTTATTTAAATACAACGAACATCATCAGTACGGCCAAGAAAACGGGATCGGATGCGATTCACCCTGGATATGGTTTCCTTGCTGAAAATGCGAATTTTGCGGAGCTTTGCCGTGAATGCAATATCATATTCATCGGTCCTAGCCCTGAAGCGATCAATAAAATGGGAACTAAGGACGTGGCAAGGGAAACGATGCGAAAAGCTGGGGTTCCGATCGTTCCCGGTTCCAAAGGCATCATCAAAGATACCGATGAGGGAGTGGCCCTTGCCAATGAAATGGGCTACCCAGTCATCATCAAAGCCACTGCCGGCGGCGGCGGTAAAGGGATCCGGGTCGCAAGGACCGAAGAAGATCTCATCAAGGGCATTAACATCACGCAACAGGAAGCCGCGACGGCATTCGGCAATCCGGGTGTTTATATTGAAAAATTCATTGAGGATTTCCGTCATGTTGAAATTCAAGTCATGGCCGATAACCATGGCAATGCCATCCATTTAGGTGAGCGTGACTGTTCCATTCAACGACGCTTGCAAAAGCTGGTTGAAGAAACTCCATCTCCGGCACTGGATGGTGAAACACGTGCGGAAATGGGGCAGGCTGCAGTTACGGCGGCTCTTGCGGTTAATTATTCAGGAGCCGGTACCGTCGAATTTATTTATGACTATGTGAATAGAAAATACTACTTTATGGAAATGAATACACGTATCCAGGTTGAACACCCAGTCACGGAAATGGTGACAGGAGTGGATTTGATCAAAGAACAAATCAAAGTCGCTTCAGGTGATAAACTATCCCTTTCACAAGAGGATGTAACGTTTAACGGCTGGTCCATCGAATGCCGGATCAATGCGGAAAACCCAGAAAAGAATTTTATGCCTTCAGCTGGAAAAATACACATGTATTTACCTCCAGGAGGGTATGGAGTAAGGGTGGACTCCGCAGCATACCCAGGGTACTCGATACCGCCATATTATGATTCCATGATTGCTAAATTGATTGTCCATGCACCGACAAGAGAAGAAGCGATCGAGAAAATGAAGCGCGCTTTAGGTGAGTTTGTCATTGAAGGAATCAGCACAACCATTCCGTTCCATATTAAGCTGCTTCAGCATGAACAATTCGTATCGGGAGAATTTAATACCAAATTCCTTGAAATATATGATGTAATGAACTCATAA